A single genomic interval of Candidatus Zixiibacteriota bacterium harbors:
- a CDS encoding choice-of-anchor B family protein translates to MDFCSRSLASRALTTLGISLMLSFTPAQSSAQGFNMTQLATVPGGLRSVWGYTDSLGREFALACAGNSLKIVNVTVPGSPVVVATVPTVGNDLKEVKTYLHYAYVVNQAGAMQIVELGWLPDSAKTVATFSSPTVPGQHAIWIDSSYVYLGMNGAGLRDYRILDLANPVAPVELSGTPHPTAACGAFADAHDSYVVGNLAFVANLSSGFMSVDVTNRSAPVILGKALYNGAFTHSMRTSADGQYLFTTDETNDGHLRVWDVSDPANMVQVAEYPKPGAIIHNVFLADPWLYASYYADGVRIFDVSDPLTPVIVGQYDTYLQGSGNTFNGCWDVYPYFASGTIVTSDITNGLAVLTFNDTRAGYLEGTITDAPTGDPVPNATINWTDPASGANNTATTAADGTYRLGVPSNSINITVARSGYANNIQVFTPASIVVTTHSVALNRSSGGRLGGTVSNLNANSSKLPELRVFPNNPGIISTDNAGAYAFANMPSTNYVIYAGQWGRKNVIDTVPVPVGSLTTLPITLTSGYEDNFELNLGWTTTSPGDSAASGRWERVNPNGTITGAFPVQPENDAGGGADSLCFITAQALVGGSIGSTDVDNGQTTLTTPSMDMSTSGDPQVSYDRWYTNNRGGNPNLDAWVVQISNDSGLSWVTLENTSVSNATWVSQTFRVLDFVTLTNKVLVRFVASDDCLGSIVEAGVDNFKVVDLAPPTCCVGNSGNTDNDLGDVVDISDITALIDHLFISLAPLFCPEEGNIDGDLGAVVDISDLTALIDHLFISLAPTAPCQ, encoded by the coding sequence ATGGATTTCTGCTCACGTTCCCTTGCATCGCGCGCGCTCACCACTCTGGGGATAAGCCTGATGCTCTCTTTTACACCAGCCCAAAGTTCTGCGCAGGGGTTTAATATGACCCAACTGGCGACTGTCCCGGGGGGACTTCGCTCGGTCTGGGGCTATACCGACAGTTTGGGCCGAGAATTCGCCTTGGCGTGCGCCGGTAATTCGCTTAAGATTGTCAATGTAACCGTCCCCGGATCGCCGGTAGTGGTGGCGACGGTTCCGACTGTCGGCAATGATTTAAAAGAAGTAAAAACATATCTCCATTACGCTTATGTAGTTAACCAAGCCGGAGCAATGCAAATAGTAGAACTGGGATGGCTTCCAGATTCAGCCAAAACTGTCGCGACATTCTCATCGCCGACTGTTCCCGGCCAGCATGCAATCTGGATAGACAGCTCGTATGTTTATCTCGGTATGAACGGAGCCGGACTGCGCGACTATCGAATTCTTGACCTTGCAAATCCGGTTGCTCCTGTGGAACTCAGCGGAACACCTCATCCCACTGCGGCTTGTGGCGCCTTTGCCGACGCCCATGATTCGTATGTTGTTGGGAATTTGGCCTTTGTTGCCAATCTGAGTTCGGGCTTTATGTCTGTTGATGTTACAAATCGGTCAGCCCCGGTAATTCTTGGGAAGGCCCTCTATAACGGCGCTTTCACGCATAGCATGCGGACATCGGCCGACGGTCAATATCTGTTCACTACCGATGAAACCAACGATGGCCATCTCCGTGTTTGGGATGTTTCGGATCCGGCAAACATGGTTCAGGTAGCTGAATATCCAAAGCCGGGAGCTATAATCCACAATGTTTTCCTTGCTGACCCATGGCTCTACGCTTCTTATTATGCAGACGGCGTGAGAATATTCGACGTTTCGGATCCGCTCACTCCTGTAATCGTCGGACAGTACGATACTTACCTCCAAGGTTCTGGCAATACATTCAACGGCTGTTGGGATGTCTATCCCTATTTTGCTTCGGGAACCATTGTCACGTCGGATATTACCAATGGTTTGGCGGTGTTAACATTCAATGATACCCGGGCTGGCTATCTTGAAGGTACCATAACCGACGCCCCGACCGGCGATCCGGTTCCAAATGCGACAATCAACTGGACGGATCCGGCCTCTGGCGCGAACAACACCGCAACAACTGCGGCTGATGGAACATACCGTCTCGGAGTACCGTCAAACTCCATTAATATTACGGTTGCAAGATCGGGTTATGCCAATAACATCCAGGTCTTTACTCCCGCTTCTATAGTGGTAACGACTCATTCCGTCGCGCTCAATAGAAGCAGTGGCGGACGTCTGGGGGGCACAGTCTCCAACCTCAATGCAAATTCTTCAAAACTTCCCGAGCTACGGGTATTTCCGAACAATCCTGGGATAATTTCGACTGACAATGCCGGCGCGTATGCCTTCGCCAATATGCCGAGCACAAATTATGTGATTTATGCCGGTCAATGGGGACGGAAGAACGTGATAGACACAGTCCCTGTTCCAGTTGGGTCGCTTACCACCCTTCCGATAACTCTTACGTCCGGTTATGAAGACAATTTCGAGCTAAACCTTGGATGGACAACAACCTCACCTGGTGATTCAGCGGCGTCTGGACGCTGGGAACGGGTAAACCCCAATGGAACCATAACCGGAGCATTCCCGGTCCAGCCCGAAAATGACGCCGGAGGCGGGGCTGACTCGCTCTGTTTTATAACTGCCCAAGCATTAGTTGGGGGATCGATTGGTTCAACCGACGTCGATAACGGCCAGACAACACTCACCACACCATCAATGGATATGTCGACAAGCGGTGACCCACAGGTATCATACGACCGGTGGTATACCAATAATCGTGGCGGCAATCCCAACCTGGACGCTTGGGTTGTTCAAATTTCAAACGACTCCGGTTTAAGCTGGGTGACGCTTGAAAACACCTCCGTCTCAAACGCAACCTGGGTCAGTCAAACATTCAGAGTTCTTGACTTTGTGACGCTGACAAATAAAGTGCTGGTCAGGTTTGTGGCATCCGATGACTGCCTTGGCTCCATAGTTGAAGCGGGTGTGGATAACTTCAAGGTCGTAGATCTTGCGCCGCCGACATGTTGTGTCGGCAATTCCGGAAATACGGATAACGACCTCGGCGATGTGGTTGATATTTCAGATATTACGGCTTTGATTGACCATCTTTTCATCTCCTTGGCACCGTTGTTCTGTCCCGAAGAGGGGAATATTGATGGTGATCTGGGTGCAGTTGTCGACATCTCAGATCTGACGGCCCTTATCGATCATTTGTTCATTAGTCTGGCTCCGACAGCGCCCTGTCAGTAA